The nucleotide window tttattttttttattatttaaaaaaaaaagaggacatcCCGAATCCACTGTGTATAAGTTGGAGGCCTAGAATCCTTCCACCTCAGCAATATCAATCGTTTGGCTGAACATGATAAAAGCTATACAATCAGATTGCAGTTTTGTAAAGTTATATGACTCAGGAGTGATTCCAAAAATGGCTATCAGCGGACAAGGGGAGATTGTTCTGCCTAAGAAACCAGAAACTGTCTCAAAAATGGAGGCTCAGAACCTACTATGCTTTATACAGGACCAAGATTTCATAAAAAATGGGTAGCATTAACTCTACCAGCATCCAGTGGAAAATCAGTTAAATCTGCAAAGAGTTTGAAGATGATTCTAATAGATCTGGTTTGCAACAACACTTATATTAACCATATTGGTTCCCAAAGACAGCTTGTAAAGCTGCCAAAGGCAGGAGGTTAATGCAAACATATTTGAAAGTGAATGCAGTGACACTACATAAAACTGTTACTACAGAATGTCTTTGACCCTTTATTTTAATCTTCAGCTTCTGgttttaattcaaaatattttatataataggTTTACTTGTGCAGGCTTTTGGCGAATTGCATTTAAACTAAACCCTTATTAAGGTTACGCAAACTGTCAAAATACACTGCATTCATTTTCCCTCCTTGTGCAAAAAAAGGGTATGTTTTCtttgattttgacattttatttgacaACTTTCGATTGCAATTGTCTTGTGAATTATGAAACTTTTTCTTTAACATGCTTTGTCGCATTTATACGCTACAGGTTACAAAGTGAGAGCCATGTAAACACATCAAAACTTTTACAGTACCACTACTCAGTTCTGAGTCTGGGCCGGCAGCCTTTTCAAATGGGGACTTAAAGTTGGTGGTGTCAACATTTAAAGCGAAGAAGTGTTCCAAATGTGTTTTCCTACAGGAATGAATCATCTTTTTCAACAAAAGAAATATTGTAATTATCAGCATATACAAACttttttctcttaaaaaaaaaaaaaaaaaaaagcttttgacaGCATTTTTGCTTTGTGTAATTATTTCGTAAACATTTCTGTAAAGAGAAAAATGGTGTAATGGTGTACctgcttttctttttcatttcactGGAGTGCATGTACCAGCTTTATGTAAGCAGATTGTTTCAGATGCAGCCCAATATGTGctacttaagcatttgatgcaGTTGCCATAAGTGTTTGGGTCCTCAAGTGAGGGCAGATCCCCTTTaagtatttcatttaatttataatttggtTGATTTCTTCAAGTAGTTTTAGTAGTGATACTGTGTAATCAAAATAATCTTCAGGAAAAATCAGTAGCAAGGCTGCATCTGAAACAATTAAACCCAATTTAAGTGTATTATATTTCTGGGGTTTTCCACCTACAATGGTAATAAAGATCAACCCTCACTTCTGCTTTATAAATATACAACCCCAAATACTGTTCAGCCACTAATGTAATTTAAATGAGTCAGGCCAAGAGTAAAGACATTGTAATGATAGAGTACCCCCAACTAAGTGTTACTCTCAGAAACATTGTATTTAGAAGGGGGGGTTAAGGGTGACTTGTTGGGGGTTTAAAGTTAGAACTGTATAAATTCCCCCATTGCCCCTTTTGTGGTACCGAAGTGGCTGTTTTAAGGGAAATCGCCTTCATATCTCCGCTTATTCCCCCCCCAGCATCGCTGGAGACAGAGGTGGCTTCAGTAAGCCTGGTGGTAAGTTTAATGAGAATCACAAGACCATACACTAGAATTCTCCAACTTTCATTGGTGTTTTTCTGAAGGGAAATATTTAATGCCTTGCAAATCTACACTGCCGGCTAGAATTTTAAGAGTTTTCAACTTTCATTGGTTGTATAGGAATGGTTCAGTCCTATTtttattggttaaaaaaaatcctgAGTGTGGACTCCTTAAGTCAAAGCAGGTTATTTTACCCTCACTTAAGAGTTAATGGTAACCGGCCGACCCAGCCATGTGGTGTATCACCATTTCAGTGTTTCATACTTTTGAATTTTGTATGACATAAGGTGTGGAGTCCAATTTGGGTCCTTGGTTTTCAAGggtttttgaataattttttttctatttatcatGGCACActggaataaaaacaaaaacattaggcAGCCTTTGAATAGTTTCCTTAATACTTTTTCTCAAACCACTCTTGGGTCAACAGCACCATGGTACTTTGTCTTTTTGAATGGTCAGAGCAAGTGTGCCGGGGCAGTCTTTACAAGCAAGTTGTAGCATTATGTTGTTAGGTGCTTTAGAAACCTAGCTTGTAAACTAACTTGTTTCTCAATTTCTCTTTCTCCTGGTGTCCATCTTGATGAAAATCACAACCAGATTCTGACATGGGTAAGTTTAGATTTCTGGATTGTTTTATTTGGCTTCCTCAATCCATTTCTCAGGCTTTTAACACCCTTTGTGTTGCACTTCTGCAGGACGGCCAGAGGAGCAAGATGATTCTGAAAATAGCACGATCTACATTACTGGGCTGACTGAGAACGCTACATTGGAGGAAATGGCTGAATTTTTCAAGCACAGTGGAATCATTAGGGTAACTTTACTCTTGCTCATTCAAATCCCACCCAGTATTAAACTGGTATATACCTTGTTCTGTGAAGTTTAGACTATGAACATGAATGGTACTTGAAATCATGTGGCAtgtggagaggtgtgctattatttcTCTAAACTCCAAAACGGGTGGGAAAAAATCCCAGATTAACATTGAAGGGTGGATTTTGAGACAGAAGAtcttagcaactgcctagcaatcaaTGAGAATACTTTAGCAAGACTTAAGAAATTATACAGACCTAGTAATCACTAAACATCAAAACTAAATCCCATAAAAATACAAATGGCTCATATGGAgtggtgcattttttttctctctctctctcagataaACAAACGAACAGGCCTGCATGCCATCAACATATACACTGATAAAGATACGGGGAAACCTAAAGGTGATGCCACACTATCCTATGAGGAGCCTCCGTCTGCTAAGGCAGCAGTTGAGTGGTTTGATGGTAAGTTCTTCTAAAGGTTTTCCCTTGCGTATTTGTctagtcttcattttaatggtcaTAATATTCTAATCCTCTTTTTACTTTCCCCTTTTTAGGCAAAGATTTCCAGGGAAAGAAGCTGAAGGTGTCCATGGCTCGACGGAAGCCCATGATGGGCATGATGCGTGGGGGCATGCCAATGAGGGGGGACCGAGGTGGCATGATGGGACGAGGAGGTGAGTTGTGAAAATTGTTAAAGTATTACTTATCACTGTAATAGAATAAACAGGATGGTAACGATGAGCTTACATTTATTATGCATTTGACGATGGAATTGGCTTTTCCACAGGAATGATGGGTCGTGGTGGGATGGGTAGAGGTGGTGATCGAGGAGGCTTCATGCCCCGTGGGGGTCCCAGGGGAATGGGCCGAGGAGGACCAACTGGAGCAAACATGCAGCAGAGGGCGGGTGACTGGCAGTGTCCAAATGCGTATGTATCGAAATTGGTCCTAGTGGTGTACCGATGAATACATGATTATATGTATCGCATTCAACCTCTAACTTGATGAATCTTGTATAAGTAAtgcattcagttttttttttttgtaggggaTGTGGAAACCAGAACTTTGCCTGGAGGATGGAGTGTAACCAGTGCAAGGCACCCAAACCTGAAGGCTTTGGACCTCCTCCCTTCCCTCCTCCAGGTTACTGTCTTTTTACACACATTGCAAGCATTAtgctgccctgcaaaggcaaaacgcagtaGCTGCACATtcaggtctcttagactatgatctgtcctgtgatgGATGGGTTTCGTTCAACTATGCCCAGATTTTACGAAAAAAGAGTGAGACTTATCTGtgtggctggacaatcaaaaaacttaAGTCATCTTTCTCAGTTTTCAGTGTTGCCATAGTTAccttttttccctcccctttttctccaagtttggaatgcccaattcccaatgtgcttttaagtcctcgtggtcatgtagtgattcgcctcagtccgggtggcggaggacgaatcccagttgcctccgcgtctgagaccgtcaacccgtgcatcttatcacgtggcttgttgagtgtgttgccacggagacatagcgcgtgtggaggcttcgccatccactgcggcaaccacgcgcaactcactacgcgccccaccgagaacgaaccacattatagcgatcacgaggaggttaccccatgtgactctaccctccttagcaaccgggccaatgtaGTTGCTtgggagatctggctggagtcactcggcatgccctgggatttgaactagtgaactccaggggtggtagccagtgtcttttaccactgagctacccaggcccggtAGTTACTGTGTTCTGACTTTGCAGGGCAGTATTTATTGTAGTTCACTGAATTGTGTATTCATAACTAAGAACAGTGCTGTTTCTGAGTTGTTCAGGTCCTTTAGATATTTGCATTTAAATTCTGTGATTTGTGTTTAATATTCACTAGCTGTCTTTTTGGCCTTCAGGGGGTGACCGTGGTCGTGGTGGCCCAGGAGGGATGCGTGGTGGCCGTGGTATGGATCGTGGTGGGCCAGGTGGACCCGGAGGCTTCCGTGGGGGTAGAGGTGGAGACCGTGGAGGCTTCAGAGGAGGCCGTGGCATGGACAGAGGTGGCTTTGGTGGAAGGGGTCGTGGAGGACCTCCTATGGATGACATGGGAAGAAGGGGGCGAGGAATGGGACCACCTGGCAAAATGGACATGAAGTGAGTATTGTGGTGCTTTTCTTTTGAGGCATGagtgttttaatgaaaaatgtctgtcctttaacagaaaatgtataattattttatttatatttttgcaggGGAGACCATCGTCTGGACCGGCGAGAGAGACCATATTAAGAGACTCCTCGCTGACCTAAACCACCTGTCATTTTTCAAACTGTTTTAAACTTGTAATtccatatttataaatgtttaatattgaACTCGTTACTGCTTTGCCGTTAGTCTTCattgaatgttttattttattttttaacttgtgTTTTTGTACTCTATTCCGCTTTAGAACTGTCAGTGAAACCAAGTGCACATGTAAAATGCAGAGTGTTCAGTGTGCTATTTAGATTTGTCAGAATGGTCTAATGGAGTGTTAATTTGTTTTCTGTCATTGCTACAGTTAAAATGTGAGTGAATAAGGTAAAATGCCAAGACACTGATGCATATTATTAACAGTGTTAAAGGAAtacttaacccaaaaatgaaaacatcattATGCACtcaccttttatttttttttgcagaaagat belongs to Myxocyprinus asiaticus isolate MX2 ecotype Aquarium Trade chromosome 43, UBuf_Myxa_2, whole genome shotgun sequence and includes:
- the LOC127433604 gene encoding RNA-binding protein EWS-like yields the protein MASAPDYSSYSQAGGQQGYSSYTAQPSQGYGQSTQSYGQQQGYSSYTQPADSTYSQSAGSSSTYGQQTYGSSYGQQPPASGAYNATPATPQGYTQPVQGYGAASYDTSTAAASSTSSNPTSYTGQASYGAQSAYSGYGQQPASAAPPSSYSSGSQQPSGYEQSSYSQQPQQSSYTQQQQGGYQGQQGGYGQQSSYSQQGGYQQAPSQQQQALPSSYPPPSGSYGQPPASQYGQQGSTGSSYGQSDYKPPNQYGNYRQDHQNGMGGSGYSGPESGGYGGPGEGRGMGGGDRGRGRGGFDRGMMRGGGGMRGGMSRGGMGIAGDRGGFSKPGGKFNEKPDSDMGRPEEQDDSENSTIYITGLTENATLEEMAEFFKHSGIIRINKRTGLHAINIYTDKDTGKPKGDATLSYEEPPSAKAAVEWFDGKDFQGKKLKVSMARRKPMMGMMRGGMPMRGDRGGMMGRGGMMGRGGMGRGGDRGGFMPRGGPRGMGRGGPTGANMQQRAGDWQCPNAGCGNQNFAWRMECNQCKAPKPEGFGPPPFPPPGGDRGRGGPGGMRGGRGMDRGGPGGPGGFRGGRGGDRGGFRGGRGMDRGGFGGRGRGGPPMDDMGRRGRGMGPPGKMDMKGDHRLDRRERPY